A genomic stretch from Deinococcus radiotolerans includes:
- the panD gene encoding aspartate 1-decarboxylase — protein MERIMFRAKIHRATVTQADLDYVGSVTIDQDLLDAADILVNERVDIYNITNGNRLSTYALSGPRGSGVIGINGAAAHLMHPGDLVIIAAYGHFSDEEARRLEPHVVHVDARNRQIQLQPA, from the coding sequence GTGGAACGCATCATGTTCAGGGCCAAGATTCACCGCGCCACCGTCACGCAGGCGGATCTCGACTACGTGGGCAGTGTCACCATCGACCAGGACCTGCTCGACGCGGCGGATATTCTCGTGAACGAGCGCGTGGACATCTACAACATCACCAACGGCAACCGCCTGAGCACCTACGCCCTGAGCGGCCCGCGCGGCAGCGGCGTGATCGGCATCAACGGCGCCGCCGCCCACCTGATGCACCCGGGCGACCTAGTGATCATCGCGGCGTATGGGCACTTCAGCGATGAAGAGGCGCGCCGCCTGGAGCCGCACGTGGTTCACGTGGACGCCCGCAACCGCCAGATTCAGCTGCAACCCGCCTGA
- a CDS encoding YggS family pyridoxal phosphate-dependent enzyme has translation MSLPEVLAGIRAAEQAAGRPQGSARLVAVTKGQPLEAIERCVLSHGTFPLGEGRAQELRDKSTLRPDLEWHFIGSLQRNKVKYLRHVSLVHSIEAAWQAQAIAQAAQGWGRAPDVLLQLHNGEAQKHGLGPDELRGALREVQATGLTVRGLMVMAPDLDDVPDAERDARLSALFADTARRAHDLGLSELSMGMSGDYPLAVAAGATLVRVGRSLFT, from the coding sequence ATGAGTCTTCCGGAGGTGCTGGCAGGCATCCGGGCGGCGGAACAGGCGGCGGGACGCCCGCAGGGCAGCGCGCGGCTGGTGGCCGTCACGAAGGGACAGCCGCTGGAGGCCATCGAGCGGTGCGTGCTGAGTCACGGGACGTTCCCGCTGGGTGAGGGCCGCGCGCAGGAACTGCGGGACAAGTCCACGCTGCGCCCGGACCTGGAGTGGCATTTCATCGGGTCTTTGCAGCGCAACAAGGTGAAGTACCTGCGCCACGTGAGCCTGGTGCACTCGATCGAGGCGGCGTGGCAGGCGCAGGCGATCGCGCAGGCCGCGCAGGGCTGGGGGCGCGCGCCGGACGTGCTGCTGCAACTCCACAACGGCGAGGCGCAGAAGCACGGCCTCGGGCCGGATGAGCTGCGGGGCGCGCTGCGGGAGGTGCAGGCAACCGGGCTTACCGTGCGGGGCCTGATGGTCATGGCGCCCGACCTGGATGACGTGCCGGACGCCGAGCGGGACGCGCGGCTGTCGGCCCTGTTTGCGGACACGGCGCGGCGCGCGCATGATCTGGGTCTGTCAGAGTTGAGCATGGGCATGAGCGGGGATTACCCGCTGGCCGTCGCGGCTGGAGCCACCCTCGTCCGGGTGGGAAGGAGTCTGTTCACGTGA
- a CDS encoding Rqc2 family fibronectin-binding protein: MEGLMLARVLRDLTGQLPLRTLGWVFPDETTAALLLDGPRLGGQTNLVLAYRPPQPVVFLSRERLRGDPRSPFQRFLAARVRGDLLRAEQLKLDRVIALHFAGETGFVDQAPTRLLFEVTGRNANLLVLDQGEGFEGRIVMAAREITGSRNRFRTIRTGGRYTPPPPYEKLDPRHLIPEEAQALRHVPIGRWREQLDGLGPLLSAELARRAALAPGEAPGDAWPHALEAVQSLVADPTVSEGVMQDGAREAARSEKAATLRKALREPLDKRVTLLRNQLADVTRAEAGLADAAHDRQDADLLMAYAHTVPTGASSVLLPAFDGSGEQPISLEPQLSAVQNAEKRYARARRREEVYLRLAEREDPLRAELAEAEARVQALDTADLPELEALSAQVQQERPEKSPYGTRFTTPSGLEALVGRNNKENATLTHRVGRSMDWWFHAQGYPGSHVLVRSGGRELDLPDILYAARLAAANSKARGSSNVPVDYTRIKHVWKPRGAPAGQVHYTDQKTVFVDGTLPE; encoded by the coding sequence GTGGAAGGCCTGATGCTGGCGCGCGTGCTGCGCGACCTGACCGGCCAGCTGCCCCTGCGCACGCTGGGCTGGGTGTTCCCGGACGAGACGACCGCCGCACTCCTGCTCGACGGGCCGCGCCTGGGCGGGCAGACGAACCTGGTGCTCGCATACCGACCGCCGCAACCCGTGGTGTTCCTGTCCCGCGAGCGGCTGCGCGGCGACCCCCGCAGTCCCTTCCAGCGCTTTCTGGCCGCGCGGGTGCGGGGCGACCTGCTGCGCGCCGAGCAGCTGAAACTGGACCGCGTGATCGCGCTGCACTTCGCGGGCGAGACCGGCTTCGTGGATCAGGCGCCCACGCGGCTGCTGTTCGAGGTGACGGGCCGCAACGCCAACCTGCTCGTCCTGGATCAAGGAGAGGGATTCGAGGGCCGCATCGTGATGGCCGCGCGCGAGATCACCGGGAGCCGCAACCGGTTCCGCACCATCCGCACCGGGGGACGGTACACGCCCCCGCCGCCGTACGAGAAGCTCGACCCGCGCCACCTGATCCCGGAAGAGGCGCAGGCGCTGCGGCACGTGCCCATCGGCCGCTGGCGCGAGCAGCTGGACGGCCTGGGCCCCCTGCTGAGCGCGGAACTGGCCCGGCGCGCCGCCCTGGCCCCCGGGGAGGCGCCGGGCGACGCGTGGCCCCACGCCCTAGAGGCCGTGCAGTCGCTGGTGGCGGACCCGACCGTCAGTGAGGGCGTCATGCAGGACGGCGCCCGAGAGGCCGCCCGCAGCGAGAAGGCCGCCACGCTGCGCAAGGCGCTGCGGGAACCGCTAGACAAACGCGTGACCCTGCTGCGCAACCAGCTGGCGGACGTCACCCGCGCTGAGGCGGGCCTCGCGGACGCCGCCCATGACCGTCAGGACGCGGACCTGCTGATGGCCTACGCGCACACCGTGCCGACCGGGGCCAGCAGCGTCCTGTTGCCCGCCTTCGATGGCAGCGGCGAGCAGCCCATCAGCCTCGAACCGCAGCTGAGTGCCGTGCAGAACGCCGAGAAACGCTACGCCCGCGCCCGCCGCCGCGAGGAGGTGTACCTGCGCCTCGCCGAGCGGGAGGACCCCCTGCGCGCCGAGCTGGCCGAAGCTGAGGCTCGCGTGCAGGCCCTGGACACCGCCGACCTGCCCGAACTGGAGGCCCTGAGTGCCCAGGTGCAGCAGGAACGCCCGGAGAAGAGCCCCTACGGCACCCGCTTCACCACGCCCAGCGGTCTGGAGGCGCTGGTGGGCCGCAACAACAAGGAGAACGCTACCCTCACGCACCGCGTCGGGCGCAGCATGGACTGGTGGTTTCACGCGCAGGGCTACCCCGGCAGTCACGTGCTGGTGCGCAGCGGCGGGCGCGAACTGGACCTGCCCGACATCCTGTACGCGGCGCGGCTGGCCGCTGCGAACAGCAAGGCGCGCGGCAGCAGCAACGTCCCCGTGGACTACACCCGCATCAAGCACGTCTGGAAGCCGCGTGGCGCGCCCGCCGGGCAGGTGCACTACACCGACCAGAAGACCGTGTTCGTGGACGGCACCCTGCCCGAGTAG
- a CDS encoding HD-GYP domain-containing protein: MTRSTIWSPMVLTGAGALLLYAAWQHHVALMAGAALLMAAATVGAPGQTRLLPLISFALAFVLSLIVPGPTLGPLDLIAALLTLGGLGFRILQEQQAARQLHWQRNTIAALHAGSERLADARDADAIIRAGIGILDKLQVAPNLAFVAYRQGTPHILAAKGAFESFLERPIHPSTSDSRSVQADHWVAEEALALLKKAQRQHFHVAPVYGRATSHLGMLILTRTHEPFDEEEKAVVASFARLLGSQLGQWSAIRDLRDANDLTLRSLGAALEHRDDDTGGHTNRVVTMSVRLARRLGWDEDQVKALRWGAYLHDLGKLAIPDAVLHKRDTLSVDERRVIQTHTIIGYDMLQDLHFLPAETLDLVRYHHERWDGTGYPSGLRGQNIPDTARLFTIVDVFDALTNARPYKPAWTRDRAVNEIRTQAGHQFDPQYVEAFLRMMAEHDEAHLVV; the protein is encoded by the coding sequence GTGACCCGCTCCACCATCTGGTCCCCGATGGTCCTGACTGGTGCTGGCGCGCTGCTCCTCTACGCGGCGTGGCAGCACCACGTGGCCCTGATGGCCGGCGCCGCCCTCTTGATGGCCGCCGCGACCGTCGGAGCGCCCGGACAGACCCGCCTGCTCCCGCTGATCAGCTTCGCGCTGGCCTTCGTTCTGTCCCTGATCGTGCCGGGCCCCACGCTGGGACCGCTGGATCTCATTGCGGCGCTGCTCACCCTGGGCGGTCTGGGCTTCCGCATCCTTCAGGAACAGCAGGCGGCGCGGCAGCTGCACTGGCAGCGCAACACCATCGCGGCGCTCCACGCGGGCAGCGAACGCCTCGCGGACGCCCGCGACGCGGACGCCATCATCCGCGCGGGCATCGGCATCCTAGATAAACTGCAGGTCGCCCCGAACCTCGCCTTCGTCGCCTACCGCCAGGGCACCCCGCACATCCTGGCCGCCAAGGGCGCCTTCGAGTCCTTCCTGGAGCGGCCCATTCACCCCAGCACCAGTGACAGCCGCAGCGTCCAGGCCGACCACTGGGTGGCCGAGGAGGCCCTGGCGCTGCTGAAAAAAGCCCAGCGGCAGCATTTTCACGTGGCGCCCGTCTACGGCCGCGCCACCAGCCACCTGGGCATGCTGATCCTGACCCGCACGCACGAACCCTTCGACGAGGAGGAAAAAGCGGTCGTGGCGTCCTTCGCGCGCCTGCTGGGCTCCCAGCTGGGACAGTGGAGCGCCATCCGCGACCTGCGCGACGCGAACGACCTGACGCTGCGCTCGCTGGGCGCGGCCCTCGAACACCGGGACGACGACACGGGCGGGCACACCAACCGCGTGGTCACCATGAGTGTCCGCCTCGCGCGGCGCCTGGGCTGGGACGAGGATCAGGTCAAGGCGCTGCGCTGGGGTGCATACCTGCACGACCTGGGTAAACTCGCCATTCCCGACGCGGTGCTGCACAAACGCGACACCCTGAGCGTCGACGAGCGGCGCGTCATCCAGACGCACACGATCATCGGGTACGACATGCTGCAGGACCTACACTTCCTGCCCGCCGAGACCCTGGACCTCGTGCGCTACCACCATGAACGCTGGGACGGCACCGGGTACCCCAGCGGCCTGCGCGGGCAGAACATTCCCGACACCGCCCGCCTGTTCACCATCGTGGACGTGTTCGACGCGCTCACGAACGCCCGCCCCTACAAGCCCGCCTGGACCCGCGACCGCGCCGTGAACGAGATCCGCACGCAGGCTGGGCACCAGTTCGACCCGCAGTACGTCGAGGCCTTCTTGCGCATGATGGCCGAACACGACGAAGCGCACCTCGTGGTGTAA
- a CDS encoding DivIVA domain-containing protein — MKFTPLDVRHQEFPTRMGGYERSGVRAFLHDLADDLEVQLQQHQATLERVAALEKELEAQRQQEDEIRRAVIAAERISHELRENAAREADLMVAQATTERDGLMREVESRRTELEAGHQARLAALDAAFRGRFADLERDHHTLTLERERAQAERLADLERTFSERLADLNARLVAARQEYAQFLSGYRALVASFSELAARHAPPEESPLPAPRLSAPSVQEDPAVRSADAGSDLAGPGPGAPLTGHALITPAKAEPEERPLRLEAQQFL, encoded by the coding sequence GTGAAATTCACCCCCCTTGATGTGCGGCACCAGGAATTTCCCACCCGGATGGGCGGGTATGAACGCAGCGGCGTGCGGGCCTTCCTGCACGACCTCGCTGACGATCTGGAAGTGCAGTTGCAGCAGCATCAGGCGACCCTGGAACGCGTCGCGGCGCTGGAGAAGGAACTGGAAGCGCAGCGGCAGCAGGAAGACGAGATCCGCCGGGCCGTAATCGCCGCCGAGCGCATCTCGCACGAGCTGCGGGAGAACGCGGCGCGCGAGGCGGACCTGATGGTCGCGCAGGCCACGACCGAACGTGACGGCCTGATGCGCGAGGTCGAGTCGCGCCGCACCGAACTTGAAGCCGGGCATCAGGCCCGCCTGGCGGCCCTGGACGCGGCGTTCCGGGGGCGATTCGCGGACCTGGAACGCGACCATCACACCCTGACCCTGGAGCGGGAGCGGGCGCAGGCCGAGCGCCTGGCAGACCTGGAGCGGACCTTCAGTGAGCGGCTCGCGGACCTGAACGCGCGGCTCGTGGCAGCCCGGCAGGAGTACGCGCAGTTCCTGAGCGGGTACCGGGCGCTCGTGGCGTCCTTCTCGGAACTCGCCGCCCGGCACGCCCCGCCCGAGGAGTCGCCGTTGCCCGCACCGCGCCTTAGTGCACCAAGCGTGCAGGAGGACCCGGCGGTCAGGTCCGCCGACGCCGGGTCTGACCTCGCCGGGCCTGGGCCGGGCGCGCCGCTGACTGGGCACGCGCTGATCACGCCCGCGAAGGCCGAACCGGAGGAGCGCCCCCTGCGGCTGGAAGCGCAGCAGTTCCTATGA
- a CDS encoding BamA/OMP85 family outer membrane protein: MRHPLTLAVTVLLAAPAVAQTAGTVQDVTVVGTSDLLANFVRATLSTQTGTPLSAVNLRQVEQEVLSSGYFKTAVAELRTVGGKDTLVITVTPNPTIKAVTITGLSFLPAEGFKKSVADLLNIAPGATLNNQRIEEAKTALAENFQQEGYPFAPSISANVKTETDGSVTVNFVVDETAPVTRVEVQGVTLLPASQVTTIFKPLYDAKRFTPDVYYGAVQQLQQAYDDAGYIQAGVDVQSSTLEGGVLKVKVIEGRVSAVNLDDLGNPTVTLLTTAGQPVKLSSLQADVRTLSNQTGKPVGFAIQADPQNPAQVTVMFGSSGVETGPVKAVAIQGNTLIPTATLQAALKTKVGDVYSPQLAQQDFLALRDAYRKQGYEISTRDAISFKDGTLTYTVREVKVAGYELQWQGAHNTKDRVITRELPAPGTAFNRNDLNAAIGRIARLGFVRVTTETVRADPQNPESITYVLGVAETKSGIPVNLGLSYDQFNGGFAGDAGYSNNNVFGLGHNLTASLGGQQNEAGQNLVANASYTIPWLDIDFLDFRKTPTSLSFGAGTNVYGNNALFTKDTDTPARTDTGWDYTTRDTSFSVSAGRNLARNLTGSVGVGVSYKTYYLEALQSSDKNTVTYKDASGNEQTRTFTQAEAQALLPDTNLTTRLSSGLNYDSTTSSEFPDRGVRASVGAAYSFGRQGDDPLRWTTLNGGASTYYGFGRTIDKDLGVSNKQQVFAVRANAGTVLGLDTAPAGTGYAIGGGSVATPYQLRGLKDGELFGTNYFTTSAEYRYDFGLKAGIAQGLYGVLFADAGTAWGGGTNTDPSLKYGFGAGAQLNLGIGGALLPSLRFDYGFSPQTGTGKFYFRIGNFW; the protein is encoded by the coding sequence ATGCGACACCCCCTGACGCTCGCCGTGACCGTCCTTCTTGCCGCGCCCGCCGTCGCCCAGACCGCGGGCACCGTGCAGGACGTGACCGTGGTCGGCACCAGCGACCTGCTGGCCAATTTCGTCCGCGCCACCCTCAGCACCCAGACCGGCACCCCCCTCTCGGCCGTGAACCTCCGTCAGGTCGAGCAGGAGGTCCTGAGCAGCGGCTACTTCAAGACCGCCGTGGCCGAACTGCGCACCGTGGGCGGCAAGGACACCCTGGTCATCACCGTCACCCCCAATCCGACCATCAAGGCCGTGACCATCACGGGCCTGAGCTTCCTGCCGGCCGAGGGCTTCAAGAAGAGCGTCGCGGACCTCCTGAACATCGCCCCCGGCGCCACGCTGAACAACCAGCGCATCGAGGAAGCCAAGACCGCCCTGGCGGAGAACTTCCAGCAGGAAGGCTACCCGTTCGCGCCCAGCATCAGCGCCAACGTGAAAACCGAAACGGACGGCAGCGTCACCGTGAACTTCGTTGTGGACGAAACTGCGCCCGTCACGCGCGTGGAAGTCCAGGGCGTCACGCTGCTCCCGGCCAGCCAGGTCACCACCATCTTCAAACCCCTCTACGACGCCAAACGCTTTACGCCTGACGTGTACTACGGCGCCGTGCAGCAGCTTCAGCAGGCCTACGACGACGCCGGGTACATCCAGGCGGGCGTGGACGTGCAGAGCAGCACCCTCGAAGGCGGCGTCCTGAAGGTCAAGGTCATCGAGGGCCGCGTGAGCGCCGTGAACCTCGACGACCTCGGCAACCCCACCGTCACCCTGCTGACCACCGCCGGCCAGCCCGTCAAGCTGAGCAGCCTCCAGGCGGACGTCCGCACGCTCTCCAACCAGACCGGCAAACCCGTGGGCTTCGCCATCCAGGCCGACCCGCAGAACCCCGCGCAGGTCACCGTGATGTTCGGCTCCTCCGGCGTGGAAACCGGCCCGGTGAAGGCCGTCGCCATCCAGGGCAACACCCTGATCCCCACCGCGACCCTCCAGGCCGCCCTGAAAACCAAGGTCGGCGACGTGTACTCCCCGCAGCTGGCGCAGCAGGACTTCCTGGCGCTGCGCGACGCGTACCGCAAACAGGGCTATGAAATCAGCACCCGCGACGCCATCAGCTTCAAAGACGGCACCCTCACCTACACCGTCCGCGAGGTGAAAGTCGCCGGGTACGAACTGCAGTGGCAGGGCGCGCACAACACCAAGGACCGCGTCATCACGCGTGAACTGCCCGCCCCCGGCACGGCCTTCAACCGCAACGACCTGAACGCCGCGATCGGCCGCATCGCCCGCCTGGGCTTCGTGCGCGTCACGACTGAGACGGTCCGCGCCGACCCGCAGAACCCCGAGAGCATCACGTACGTGCTTGGCGTGGCCGAGACCAAGAGTGGCATCCCGGTCAACCTGGGCCTGAGCTACGACCAGTTCAACGGCGGCTTCGCCGGGGACGCCGGGTACTCGAACAACAACGTCTTCGGCCTGGGCCACAACCTGACCGCCAGCCTGGGCGGCCAGCAGAACGAGGCCGGGCAGAACCTCGTCGCGAACGCCAGCTACACCATTCCCTGGCTGGATATCGACTTCCTGGACTTCCGCAAGACGCCCACCAGCCTCAGCTTCGGCGCGGGCACCAACGTGTACGGCAACAACGCCCTGTTCACGAAGGACACGGACACCCCCGCCAGGACCGACACCGGCTGGGACTACACCACCCGCGACACCAGCTTCAGCGTCAGTGCCGGACGCAACCTCGCCAGAAACCTGACCGGCAGCGTGGGCGTGGGCGTCAGCTACAAGACGTACTACCTCGAAGCCCTCCAGAGCAGCGACAAGAACACCGTCACGTACAAGGACGCCAGCGGCAACGAGCAGACCCGCACCTTCACGCAGGCGGAAGCGCAGGCCCTGCTGCCCGACACCAACCTGACCACGCGCCTGTCCAGCGGCCTGAACTACGACAGCACCACCAGCAGCGAATTCCCCGACCGTGGCGTGCGCGCCAGCGTGGGCGCCGCGTACAGCTTCGGCCGTCAGGGTGATGACCCCCTGCGCTGGACGACCCTGAACGGCGGGGCCAGCACCTACTACGGCTTTGGGCGCACCATCGACAAGGACCTGGGCGTCAGCAACAAGCAGCAGGTGTTCGCCGTGCGCGCCAACGCCGGGACCGTCCTGGGCCTCGATACGGCGCCCGCCGGGACCGGGTACGCCATCGGTGGCGGCAGCGTCGCCACGCCCTACCAGCTGCGCGGCCTGAAAGACGGCGAACTGTTCGGCACGAACTACTTCACCACCAGCGCCGAGTACCGCTACGACTTCGGCCTGAAAGCCGGGATCGCGCAGGGCCTGTACGGCGTGCTGTTCGCCGACGCGGGCACCGCCTGGGGCGGCGGCACCAACACGGACCCCAGCCTGAAGTACGGCTTCGGGGCCGGCGCGCAGCTGAACCTCGGGATTGGCGGGGCGCTGCTGCCCAGCCTGCGCTTCGATTACGGCTTCAGCCCCCAGACCGGCACGGGCAAGTTCTACTTCCGCATCGGCAACTTCTGGTAA
- a CDS encoding helix-turn-helix domain-containing protein codes for MPKLLKVSEVADFTGTHERTVRRWIRDGRLSAVEHPSGLRVPRRSLWRFLGLDLALSA; via the coding sequence ATGCCCAAACTCCTGAAGGTCAGTGAGGTGGCCGACTTCACCGGCACGCACGAACGCACCGTCCGCCGCTGGATCCGCGACGGCCGCCTGAGCGCCGTTGAGCACCCCAGCGGGCTGCGCGTGCCCAGACGCTCCCTGTGGCGCTTCCTGGGGCTGGACCTCGCCCTGAGCGCGTAA
- a CDS encoding phosphotransferase, whose protein sequence is MRGGGTLARLGDRWGALFEVVVPGATVPRHALSPEHAAGLGALLAAFHTRLPGAVPFEVPPLVPAAGVAVTLDRLRVIETAILALPHPDATDGWALDRTRQRLAHLRTSPLPEDLPTLPLRFVHGDFHDGNVFFQAGVPAAVIDWEQPRLAPRAWEVVRALHLSLRLDPALGGAFLRAYREHLPLPPEELRLGADLYAALQERNMWVYESVYLRGNPGPRAFIRPPPYVPFPQAWTASGLR, encoded by the coding sequence ATGCGTGGGGGCGGCACGCTGGCCCGGCTGGGGGACCGCTGGGGGGCGCTGTTCGAGGTAGTAGTACCCGGCGCCACGGTGCCGCGTCACGCGTTGAGCCCGGAGCACGCGGCGGGTCTGGGGGCGCTCCTGGCCGCGTTCCACACGCGGCTGCCGGGCGCGGTGCCGTTCGAGGTGCCGCCGCTGGTCCCTGCGGCGGGCGTGGCAGTGACGCTGGACCGCCTGCGGGTCATCGAGACGGCGATCCTGGCTCTCCCCCACCCGGACGCCACAGACGGCTGGGCGCTGGACCGCACCCGGCAGCGCCTCGCACACCTGCGGACCTCGCCGCTGCCGGAGGACCTGCCCACGCTGCCCCTGCGCTTCGTGCACGGCGATTTCCACGACGGGAACGTCTTCTTCCAGGCTGGTGTGCCCGCTGCGGTGATCGACTGGGAACAGCCGCGCCTCGCGCCCCGCGCATGGGAGGTCGTGCGGGCGCTGCACCTCAGCCTGCGGCTCGACCCGGCGCTCGGCGGGGCGTTCCTGCGCGCCTACCGCGAGCACCTGCCGCTTCCCCCGGAGGAGCTGCGGCTGGGCGCCGACCTGTACGCCGCCCTGCAGGAGCGGAACATGTGGGTCTACGAGAGCGTGTACCTGCGCGGCAATCCCGGCCCCCGGGCGTTCATCCGTCCGCCGCCGTACGTGCCGTTCCCGCAGGCGTGGACGGCGTCGGGGCTGCGGTGA
- a CDS encoding DUF554 domain-containing protein, with protein sequence MSVLSQLSGTLVNVVTVLLGTAVGLAVGGRLPERTQRTLLQTLSLITLFIGLDMAGSLNRVQGGAVPGVILALVSLAAGAVIGEALGIEESLARLGETLKRRFRGGGRFTEGFVAASLLFCIGPMTVIGGLQNGLTGDSATYILKATLDGIAALALAGAYGIGVGFSAVTVLIVQGGISLLAGTFAAGLLGGADPQILKTNPYVLLITGAGGLTIIGISWNLMLAGLGFEDRRVRVGSLLPALALAPLALWLARHLS encoded by the coding sequence ATGAGCGTTCTCTCTCAGCTGTCGGGCACCCTGGTCAACGTCGTGACGGTCCTGCTGGGCACGGCCGTCGGGCTCGCCGTGGGTGGGCGCCTGCCCGAACGGACACAGCGCACCCTGCTGCAGACCCTGAGTCTGATCACGCTGTTCATCGGGCTGGACATGGCCGGCAGCCTCAACCGCGTGCAGGGGGGCGCCGTGCCGGGCGTGATCCTGGCCCTCGTGAGCCTCGCGGCGGGCGCCGTGATCGGTGAGGCGCTGGGCATCGAGGAGAGCCTGGCCCGTCTGGGTGAGACGCTGAAGCGCCGCTTCCGGGGGGGCGGGCGCTTCACGGAGGGGTTCGTGGCGGCCAGTCTGCTGTTCTGCATTGGCCCGATGACCGTGATCGGTGGGCTCCAGAACGGCCTGACCGGCGACAGCGCCACGTACATCCTGAAGGCCACCCTGGACGGCATTGCCGCGCTGGCCCTGGCCGGAGCGTACGGCATCGGGGTGGGCTTCAGTGCCGTGACCGTCCTGATCGTGCAGGGCGGCATCAGCCTGCTGGCGGGCACCTTCGCCGCCGGGCTGCTGGGCGGCGCCGACCCGCAGATCCTCAAGACGAACCCGTACGTGCTGCTGATCACCGGGGCAGGGGGCCTGACGATCATCGGCATCAGCTGGAACCTCATGCTGGCTGGCCTGGGGTTCGAGGATCGCCGCGTGCGGGTCGGCAGTCTCCTTCCCGCGCTGGCGCTGGCCCCGCTGGCCCTGTGGCTGGCGAGGCACCTGAGCTGA
- a CDS encoding cytochrome P450 — translation MSAPTSSLPSFALPVTDPAFVRDPYPLLAQLREQQPVFFDPGMRRVVLTRHADISAALRDRRFGRSALHRFSRDELGWPLPDPRQANFDAFNSNHLLDSEPPKHTRLRSLVQLAFTPRRVEALTGRIEAILEAQLRDLGRTGPFDLVEGYAEPLPVTVIAELLGVPQEHRAQLRPWSASIVKLYEPAPTPADQDEAERAVLDFSALLRDLVAQRRAQPQDDLITALVQAEENGDRLTEQELIDTCILLLNAGHEASVNGLTAGVLALQRQRHHWDALVAQAHEPDSLPAFRRATEELLRFDTPLPMFERIVLEPLTLHGADLKPGDRVSLLYASGNRDPQRFDAPDELRLDRDPNPHLTFGLGIHYCLGAPLARLELALSLRALCRALPDLRLVNPGEPGQYTGGFVIRGLARLDVQAG, via the coding sequence ATGAGCGCCCCCACCTCCTCCCTGCCGAGTTTCGCGCTGCCGGTCACGGACCCGGCGTTCGTGCGGGACCCGTACCCGCTGCTGGCGCAGCTGCGTGAGCAGCAGCCGGTGTTCTTCGATCCCGGCATGAGGCGCGTGGTGCTGACCCGGCACGCCGACATCAGCGCTGCTCTGCGTGACCGGCGCTTCGGGCGCAGCGCCCTGCACCGCTTCTCCCGCGACGAGTTGGGCTGGCCGCTGCCGGACCCCCGGCAGGCGAACTTCGATGCGTTCAACAGTAATCACCTGCTGGACAGCGAACCGCCCAAGCACACGCGCCTGCGGTCCCTGGTGCAGCTGGCGTTCACGCCCCGCCGCGTGGAGGCCCTCACCGGGCGGATCGAGGCAATCCTCGAAGCGCAGCTGCGCGACCTGGGCCGGACTGGACCCTTTGATCTGGTGGAAGGCTACGCCGAGCCGCTGCCCGTGACGGTCATCGCGGAACTGCTGGGCGTGCCGCAGGAGCACCGCGCCCAGCTGCGCCCCTGGTCGGCGTCCATCGTGAAGCTGTACGAGCCGGCCCCCACGCCCGCCGATCAGGACGAGGCGGAACGGGCCGTCCTGGACTTCAGCGCGCTGCTGCGGGACCTCGTGGCGCAGCGCCGCGCGCAGCCGCAGGATGACCTGATCACGGCGCTCGTGCAGGCCGAGGAGAACGGCGACCGCCTGACTGAGCAGGAACTCATCGACACCTGCATCCTCCTGCTGAACGCCGGGCACGAGGCCAGCGTGAACGGCCTGACGGCGGGCGTGCTGGCCCTGCAACGCCAGCGGCACCACTGGGACGCCCTGGTGGCGCAGGCGCACGAGCCGGACAGCCTGCCGGCCTTCCGCCGCGCGACCGAGGAACTGCTGCGGTTCGACACGCCCCTGCCGATGTTCGAGCGGATCGTGCTGGAACCCCTGACGCTGCACGGCGCGGACCTGAAACCCGGCGACCGCGTGAGCCTGCTGTACGCCAGCGGGAACCGCGACCCGCAGCGCTTCGACGCGCCGGACGAGCTGCGCCTAGACCGAGACCCAAACCCGCACCTGACGTTCGGACTGGGCATCCACTACTGCCTGGGCGCGCCGCTGGCCCGGCTGGAACTCGCGCTGAGCCTGCGGGCACTGTGCCGCGCCCTGCCGGATCTGCGCCTCGTGAACCCGGGCGAACCGGGGCAGTACACCGGGGGCTTCGTGATCCGGGGGCTGGCGCGGCTGGACGTGCAGGCCGGTTGA